A genomic region of Tsukamurella pulmonis contains the following coding sequences:
- a CDS encoding endonuclease/exonuclease/phosphatase family protein, producing the protein MRIFIRTAASIVGTLALVAALASLGLHFWPGEQKIAVAAAAMVPVLLVATLAIALVCLLYARALIRLVLAVAVAAAAVWVQAPLWRGEAAPTGATLTVLTANIQLGQGDAGELARLVRDNEVDVLAVEEITPEAAARIAASSIAADLPHSFVRPDRLAYGTALYSRHPLSSTATVPGFALTALTAVATVPGRGDVQLFAVHPVPPLEPADWADELRKIEALLQGVPEPRPVIALGDYNATFDHVQFRRLLTGGYRDAGQLAGAGFAPTYPTDKTYPALVGIDHVLLRGLGAAEVSTHEISGADHRAVLARVG; encoded by the coding sequence ATGAGGATCTTCATCCGGACCGCCGCGAGCATCGTCGGCACCCTTGCACTCGTGGCCGCCCTGGCCTCGCTCGGCCTGCACTTCTGGCCGGGGGAGCAGAAGATCGCGGTGGCCGCGGCCGCGATGGTGCCGGTGCTGCTCGTGGCGACGCTCGCGATCGCGCTCGTGTGCCTGCTCTACGCCCGCGCTCTGATCCGGCTGGTGCTCGCCGTCGCGGTGGCCGCCGCCGCGGTGTGGGTGCAGGCGCCGCTGTGGCGCGGCGAGGCGGCGCCCACCGGGGCGACCCTGACGGTGCTGACCGCCAACATCCAACTGGGGCAGGGCGATGCGGGCGAGCTCGCGCGACTCGTGCGCGACAACGAGGTCGACGTCCTCGCGGTCGAGGAGATCACGCCCGAGGCCGCGGCGCGGATCGCCGCCTCGAGCATCGCGGCGGACCTCCCGCACTCGTTCGTGCGTCCGGACCGGCTCGCCTACGGCACGGCCCTCTACAGCCGTCACCCGCTCTCGAGCACGGCGACGGTGCCGGGGTTCGCGCTGACCGCCCTGACCGCGGTCGCGACGGTGCCCGGCCGGGGCGATGTCCAACTGTTCGCGGTGCATCCCGTGCCGCCGCTGGAGCCCGCCGACTGGGCCGACGAGTTGCGCAAGATCGAGGCGCTGCTGCAGGGCGTGCCCGAGCCGCGGCCGGTGATCGCGCTGGGCGACTACAACGCGACCTTCGACCACGTGCAGTTCCGCAGGCTGCTCACGGGCGGCTACCGGGACGCGGGGCAGCTCGCCGGCGCCGGGTTCGCCCCCACCTATCCGACGGACAAGACCTATCCAGCGCTGGTGGGCATCGACCACGTCCTGCTGCGCGGCCTCGGCGCCGCCGAGGTGAGCACGCACGAGATCAGCGGCGCCGACCACCGGGCCGTCCTCGCGCGCGTCGGCTGA
- a CDS encoding bifunctional [glutamine synthetase] adenylyltransferase/[glutamine synthetase]-adenylyl-L-tyrosine phosphorylase has translation MPPTNREVRRPSAGRLGLLDANAEDNLASLGWANAECADVLWALSRAADPDWALRALVRLREASGTDWAEIDALIRSDTTFRGRLFGLLGASDALGDHLISHPASWRLLRDTAPLQSRDDLIAAMLAVVGAVKVPGRRDDDLLYRAAVTGGEAIAALRDGYRDLMLVLAARDLAELVENEPTLPFSVVGSHLADLADAALTAALAVAVATVYPDGDPEGRLAVVAMGKCGARELNYVSDVDVIFVAEPADGLSARLAGEMMRIGSAAFFDVDAALRPEGKNGSLTRTLESHVAYYKRWAKTWEFQALLKARPQTGDMELGYEYLAAVSPMVWEAAEREDFVQDVQQMRRRVEENIAPELRERELKLGRGGLRDVEFAVQLLQLVHGRTDETLRERSTVDALEALTVGGYVGRDDGANFTASYEFLRGLEHRLQLRRMERTHLLPPADHEEAWRWLARAAHIRPDGDRDAAGVLRAELKRQSARVRRLHTKLFYRPLLDSIANLDADAVSLSDDAIIARLGALGFLQPQNALAHLKAMADSSRRGRIQTILLPTLLEWLSETPNPDAGLLNYRKLSEELRDVEWYLRVLRDESVVAQRLMTVLGSSTFVAELLARSPDVIRLYADGATGPKLIEPSPREVYNGMLAAVSRAHHRDRAIAVARAMRRSEIARVASADILGMMTVPEVCAALSSVWGAALDAALVSEIATSVVERESSRSAYQPGAPARIAVIGMGRLGGHEIGYGSDADVLFVCVPNEGYEESDAVRWSNLVADAVRTRLGAPSVDPGLEVDTGLRPEGRNGPVVRTLAAYRAYYRQWAQPWEVQALLRATHVAGDEEIAREFLHMVDETRYPEGGVSPATVNELRRVKARVDSERLPRGADPATHTKLGRGGLSDVEWTVQLEQLRHASAVPALRNTSTLESLDAIGAAELLPEADVQLLREAWLTATRSRNALFLVRGKPVDQLPGPGAVLSNVAYVAGWRGDSLDFLDDYLRTTRRARAVVDRVFWGE, from the coding sequence GTGCCACCGACCAATCGCGAGGTCCGTCGCCCGAGCGCGGGCCGCCTCGGCCTGCTCGATGCGAACGCCGAGGACAACCTCGCCTCCCTGGGGTGGGCGAACGCCGAGTGCGCCGACGTGCTGTGGGCGCTCTCGCGGGCCGCGGATCCGGACTGGGCGCTGCGGGCGCTGGTGCGCCTGCGCGAGGCCTCCGGCACCGACTGGGCCGAGATCGATGCCCTGATCCGCTCCGACACCACCTTCCGCGGAAGGCTGTTCGGGCTGCTCGGCGCCTCCGACGCCCTCGGTGACCACCTGATCAGTCACCCCGCGTCGTGGCGCCTGCTGCGCGACACCGCGCCACTGCAGTCGCGGGACGACCTGATCGCCGCGATGCTCGCCGTCGTCGGCGCGGTGAAGGTGCCGGGGCGACGTGACGACGACCTGCTCTACCGAGCCGCCGTGACCGGTGGCGAGGCGATCGCCGCCCTCCGGGACGGCTACCGGGACCTGATGCTGGTCCTGGCAGCGCGCGACCTGGCGGAGCTGGTGGAGAACGAGCCCACGCTGCCCTTCTCGGTGGTGGGCTCGCACCTCGCCGATCTGGCCGACGCCGCGCTGACCGCGGCCCTGGCGGTGGCGGTGGCCACGGTGTACCCGGACGGCGACCCGGAAGGTCGTCTGGCCGTGGTCGCGATGGGCAAATGCGGTGCGCGGGAACTGAACTACGTCTCCGACGTGGACGTCATCTTCGTCGCCGAGCCCGCCGACGGGCTCTCCGCGCGGCTCGCCGGCGAGATGATGCGGATCGGCTCGGCCGCCTTCTTCGACGTCGACGCGGCGCTGCGGCCCGAGGGCAAGAACGGCAGCCTGACCCGCACGCTGGAATCGCATGTGGCGTACTACAAGCGGTGGGCCAAGACCTGGGAGTTCCAGGCCCTGCTCAAGGCGCGGCCGCAGACCGGCGACATGGAACTGGGATACGAGTACCTCGCCGCGGTGAGCCCCATGGTGTGGGAGGCCGCCGAGCGCGAGGACTTCGTCCAGGACGTGCAACAGATGCGCCGCCGCGTCGAGGAGAACATCGCGCCCGAGCTGCGCGAGCGGGAACTGAAACTGGGCCGCGGCGGCCTGCGTGACGTCGAGTTCGCCGTCCAGCTGCTGCAGCTGGTGCACGGCCGCACCGACGAGACGCTACGGGAGCGGAGCACTGTCGACGCGCTCGAGGCACTGACCGTCGGCGGCTACGTGGGCCGTGACGACGGGGCCAACTTCACGGCCTCCTACGAGTTCCTGCGGGGGCTCGAGCACCGCCTGCAGCTGCGCCGGATGGAGCGCACGCACCTGCTGCCCCCGGCCGATCACGAGGAGGCCTGGCGCTGGCTGGCGCGCGCCGCGCACATCCGTCCCGACGGCGACCGGGACGCCGCGGGCGTGCTGCGCGCCGAGCTCAAACGCCAGTCGGCGCGCGTGCGCAGGCTGCACACGAAGCTGTTCTACCGGCCGCTGCTCGACTCGATCGCGAACCTCGATGCCGACGCCGTGAGCCTGAGCGACGACGCGATCATCGCGCGACTGGGAGCGCTCGGCTTCCTGCAGCCGCAGAACGCGCTCGCGCACCTCAAGGCGATGGCGGACTCGTCGCGGCGCGGCCGGATCCAGACCATCCTGTTGCCCACCCTGCTCGAATGGCTCAGCGAGACGCCGAATCCCGATGCGGGACTGCTCAATTACCGCAAGCTCTCGGAGGAGCTGCGCGATGTGGAGTGGTACCTGCGGGTGCTGCGCGACGAGTCCGTGGTCGCGCAGCGGCTGATGACCGTCCTGGGTTCGTCGACCTTCGTGGCCGAGCTGCTCGCCCGTTCGCCCGATGTGATCCGCCTCTACGCCGACGGGGCCACCGGCCCCAAGCTCATCGAACCCTCGCCCCGCGAGGTCTACAACGGCATGCTCGCCGCGGTCAGCCGCGCGCACCACCGCGACCGGGCGATCGCGGTGGCGCGGGCCATGCGGCGCAGTGAGATCGCCCGCGTCGCCTCCGCCGACATCCTGGGGATGATGACGGTGCCCGAGGTGTGCGCCGCGCTGTCCTCGGTGTGGGGCGCGGCGCTCGACGCAGCGCTGGTGTCCGAGATCGCGACCTCCGTGGTCGAACGCGAGTCCAGCCGCAGCGCCTACCAACCGGGCGCGCCGGCCCGCATCGCCGTCATCGGCATGGGGCGCCTCGGCGGTCACGAGATCGGGTACGGCTCCGACGCCGACGTGCTGTTCGTCTGCGTGCCCAACGAGGGCTACGAGGAGTCGGACGCCGTCCGCTGGTCCAACCTGGTGGCGGACGCCGTGCGGACGCGACTCGGCGCACCGTCGGTCGATCCGGGGCTCGAGGTCGACACCGGCCTGCGGCCCGAGGGGCGCAACGGGCCCGTCGTGCGCACGCTGGCGGCCTACCGCGCCTATTACCGGCAGTGGGCGCAGCCCTGGGAGGTGCAGGCGCTGCTGCGGGCCACGCACGTCGCCGGCGATGAGGAGATAGCCCGCGAGTTCCTGCACATGGTGGACGAGACCCGCTATCCCGAAGGTGGCGTTTCGCCCGCCACGGTCAACGAGCTGCGGCGGGTGAAGGCGCGCGTGGACTCCGAACGCCTGCCCCGCGGAGCCGATCCCGCGACGCACACCAAGCTCGGCCGCGGCGGACTCTCCGACGTCGAGTGGACCGTGCAGCTCGAGCAGTTGCGGCACGCCAGTGCCGTTCCCGCGCTGCGCAACACCTCGACGCTCGAATCGCTCGACGCCATCGGTGCCGCGGAACTGCTGCCCGAGGCCGACGTCCAGCTGCTGCGGGAGGCGTGGCTCACCGCGACCCGCTCGCGCAACGCGCTGTTCCTGGTGCGGGGCAAGCCCGTCGACCAGCTGCCCGGCCCCGGTGCGGTGCTCTCCAACGTCGCCTACGTGGCCGGCTGGCGGGGCGACTCCCTGGACTTCCTCGACGACTACCTGCGGACCACGCGACGCGCGCGGGCGGTGGTCGACCGGGTGTTCTGGGGCGAATAG
- the glnA gene encoding type I glutamate--ammonia ligase, whose translation MDRQQEFVLRTIEERDIRFVRLWFTDVLGFLKSVAIAPAELEGAFTEGIGFDGSSIEGFSRVSEADTVAKPDPSTFQVLPWLSNDGEMHSVRMFCDIAMPDGTPSWGDSRHVLRRQLGRAADLGFSCYVHPEIEFYLLKKQLADNGMPVPADTGGYFDQAVHESAPNFRRSAIEALEAMGISVEFSHHEAGPGQQEIDLRYADALSMADNVMTFRYLVKEVAMSEGVKASFMPKPFTHHPGSGMHTHMSLFEGDSNAFHDPDDELQLSATGKAFIAGILHHAPEISAVTNQWVNSYKRLVTGDEAPTAATWGAANRSAMVRVPLYTPNKSSSRRVEVRSPDSACNPYLAFAVLCAAGLEGVKGGYDLPEAAEDDVRQMTARERRSMGFRDLPTGLDDALVLMEKSELVAETLGEHVFEYFLRNKWSEWNDYRSVVTPFELDRYLSL comes from the coding sequence ATGGACCGGCAGCAGGAGTTCGTGCTTCGCACCATCGAGGAACGGGACATCCGCTTCGTGCGGCTGTGGTTCACCGACGTCCTCGGTTTCCTCAAGTCCGTCGCGATCGCGCCCGCCGAGCTGGAGGGCGCGTTCACCGAGGGCATCGGCTTCGACGGCAGCTCCATCGAGGGCTTCTCGCGGGTCTCGGAGGCGGACACCGTCGCCAAGCCGGACCCGTCGACGTTCCAGGTGCTCCCGTGGCTGAGCAACGACGGGGAGATGCACTCGGTCCGCATGTTCTGCGACATCGCGATGCCCGACGGGACGCCCTCCTGGGGCGACAGCCGGCACGTGCTGCGCCGGCAACTGGGCCGCGCGGCCGATCTCGGCTTCTCCTGCTACGTGCACCCGGAGATCGAGTTCTACCTGCTCAAGAAGCAGCTCGCCGACAACGGCATGCCGGTGCCCGCGGACACCGGCGGCTACTTCGACCAGGCGGTGCACGAGTCCGCGCCCAACTTCCGCCGCAGCGCGATCGAGGCGCTCGAGGCGATGGGGATCTCCGTCGAGTTCAGCCACCACGAGGCCGGGCCGGGCCAGCAGGAGATCGACCTGCGCTACGCCGACGCCCTCTCGATGGCCGACAACGTGATGACCTTCCGCTACCTCGTCAAGGAGGTGGCGATGTCCGAGGGAGTGAAGGCCTCGTTCATGCCGAAGCCCTTCACCCACCACCCGGGATCGGGCATGCACACCCACATGAGCCTGTTCGAGGGCGACTCCAACGCCTTCCACGACCCGGACGACGAGCTCCAGCTCTCCGCCACCGGCAAGGCCTTCATCGCGGGCATCCTGCACCACGCGCCGGAGATCTCGGCCGTCACCAACCAGTGGGTCAACTCCTACAAGCGGCTGGTGACCGGCGACGAGGCACCGACCGCCGCCACCTGGGGCGCGGCCAACCGCTCCGCGATGGTGCGCGTGCCCCTCTACACGCCGAACAAGTCCAGCAGCCGCCGCGTCGAGGTGCGCTCGCCCGACTCGGCCTGCAACCCGTACCTGGCCTTCGCGGTGCTGTGCGCCGCCGGCCTCGAGGGCGTCAAGGGCGGCTACGACCTTCCGGAGGCCGCCGAGGACGACGTGCGGCAGATGACCGCCCGCGAGCGCCGCTCGATGGGCTTCCGCGACCTGCCCACCGGTCTCGACGACGCGCTCGTGCTGATGGAGAAGAGCGAGCTGGTCGCGGAGACGCTGGGGGAGCACGTCTTCGAGTACTTCCTGCGCAACAAGTGGTCGGAGTGGAACGACTACCGCTCGGTGGTCACCCCCTTCGAGCTCGACCGCTACCTCTCGCTGTAG